One Drechmeria coniospora strain ARSEF 6962 chromosome 01, whole genome shotgun sequence genomic region harbors:
- a CDS encoding fungal specific transcription factor domain-containing protein, translating to MAGGVGAGGPKESRQAAGGPSSAGNGARQHRKFFIQSTFGNPRERRSRKNRPCDACRRRKTACVITSEPPCMFCESRGIVCRSTPSSAPAAPDCDGDAAVSSTPDQSFHFHLQPQQHHQHQQPQQQPQQRRQEQQQPPPPPPPRHQRHHLPRLAEPPPLHPPPLPVPHHVRGETADLLTLASAGSHEYDQRRHAGRDGDPKLDGDLDLDLDLDHGGRAGDGDGDLDVKHEADQDRELDLDVGSPTTKSSSSFGIGAMALDPRHAASSRAEPTYNGQAAALHHNLVYHSSPSTVDLEPPPPPSSDVSSSLSVASPKPVASTQSLEDVPGRCAYFMGPTAEQDGFLLDAFRYGILSEKFNLDANIAQVHSGSAMADDNPIHFLFLEIGHPEHVNRDRQSAADHIESKVWPYGPNLVRLYFRHVHPVFPIASKVRFLRKYHDDKNAIPACMRAAVYALASVFWQDDPTLRGSPRPFPQHEMVDYAHRALRREIENPNLFVLQACLLLIHITPPAIDSMEAPTTWTMAAQATACAQVIGLHQDPGRWNINPTEQHLRRKLWWATFYTDCWSSICHGNPPHISATSYNTSPLAMADVRCDEEVPADLQHLVEPGDADFEISTGARFLEMIHIARSLRSVLYCSLYVVPAASVAAARPLTRSHSQVSTAGRTMSDSLQAQLELANVQARLRDWPSLIPSCLILQKEERKRSPVTSFNCPLHLSFYAAQVILYRALMHPPTRAARSTPGSNLRKWFPEALATFEAFAEFFSCVNKHDLFGFWGRHARSHLILCGNFLVFLFLLAWDSSDIERAYRMLESFHSTVHALWDEEFVEVKALLRVAIIRIDSFFSQAAQIMRNGGEASFPSLPPVEPKP from the exons ATGGCCggtggcgtcggcgccggcggccctAAGGAGTCGCGCCAGGCTGCCGGCGGCCccagctcggccggcaaCGGTGCCCGCCAGCACCGCAAGTTCTTCATCCAGAGCACCTTTGGCAACCCGCGCGAGCGCAGGAGCCGCAAGAACCGGCCGTGCGATgcctgtcgccgccgcaagACGGCCTGCGTCATCACGTCGGAGCCGCCCT GCATGTTTTGCGAAAGTAGAGGCATCGTCTGTCGCTCgacgccctcctcggcccccGCTGCCCCCGACTGTGACGGTGATGCCGCCgtttcctcgacgccggacCAGTCCTTTCACTTTCACCTACAACCACAGCAgcaccaccagcaccagcaaccgcagcagcaaccgcagcaacgacggcaagaacagcagcagccgccgccgccgccgccgccgcggcacCAACGGCATCATCTCCCACGGCTCGCcgaaccgccgccgctgcatCCGCCGCCCCTCCCCGTTCCTCACCACGTCCGAGGAGAGACGGCTGACCTGCTTACCCTGGCCTCGGCGGGGAGCCATGAGTATGACCAAAGGCGTCATGCTGGCCGGGACGGTGACCccaagctcgacggcgacctcgacctcgacctcgacctcgaccacggcggccgcgccggcgacggtgacggcgacctcgacgtcaagCACGAAGCCGACCAAGATCGCGAGCTCGACCTGGACGTCGGCAGTCCCACGACCaaatcctcgtcctcgttcggcatcggcgccatgGCCCTCGACCCCCGGCACGCCGCCTCCTCGCGCGCCGAGCCGACGTACAACGGCCAGGCGGCTGCCCTTCACCACAATCTCGTCTACCACTCGAGCCCCTCGACGGTCGATctggagccgccgccgccgccgtcgtcggacgtctcgtcgtccctctccgtcgcctccCCCAAgcccgtcgcctcgacgcaGTCGCTCGAGGACGTGCCCGGCCGCTGTGCCTACTTCATGggcccgacggccgagcaggacggcttcctcctcgacgccttccGCTACGGCATCCTGAGCGAAAAGTTCAACCTCGACGCCAACATCGCCCAGGTGCACTCGGGcagcgccatggccgacgacaacCCGATAcacttcctcttcctcgagaTCGGCCACCCCGAGCACGTGAACCGCGACCGCCAGAGCGCCGCCGACCACATCGAGTCCAAGGTCTGGCCCTACGGCCCGAACCTCGTCCGTCTCTACTTTCGACACGTGCACCCCGTCTTCCCCATCGCCTCCAAGGTACGCTTCCTGCGCAAGTACCACGACGACAAGAACGCCATCCCGGCCTGCATGAGGGCCGCCGTCTAcgccctcgcctccgtcTTCTGGCAGGACGACCCGACCCTCAGGGGCAGTCCCCGGCCCTTCCCCCAGCACGAGATGGTCGACTACGCCCACCGCGCGCTGCGGCGCGAGATCGAAAACCCCAACCTCTTCGTCCTGCAGGCCTGCCTGCTCCTCATCCACatcacgccgccggccatcgACAGCAtggaggcgccgacgacgtggacCATGGCCGCCCAGGCGACGGCCTGCGCCCAGGTCATAGGCCTCCACCAGGACCCTGGCCGCTGGAACATCAACCCGACGGAGCAGCATCTGCGGAGGAAGCTTTGGTGGGCCACCTTCTACACCGACTGCTGGTCGTCGATATGCCACGGGAACCCGCCGCAcatctcggcgacgtcgtacAACACGTCGccgctggccatggccgacgtgcgctgcgacgaggaggtgccCGCCGACCTgcagcacctcgtcgagccgggcGATGCCGACTTTGAGATCTCGACGGGCGCCCGCTTCCTCGAGATGATCCACATCGCGCGCTCCTTGCGATCCGTCCTCTACTGCAGCTTGTACGTTGTCCCTGCCGCgtcggtcgccgccgcccgaccgCTAACCCGCTCGCACAGTCAGGTCAGCACCGCCGGACGGACGATGAGCGATAGCCTCCAGGCCCAGCTCGAACTTGCCAACGTGCAGGCCCGGCTCCGGGACTGGCCGAGCCTGATACCGTCGTGCCTCATTCTTCAaaaggaggagaggaagcgGTCTCCCGTCACTTCGTTCAACT GCCCTCTCCACTTGTCATTTTACGCCGCCCAGGTGATCCTCTACCGAGCCCTCATGCACCCCCCGACGCgtgcggcgaggtcgacgcccgGATCCAACCTGCGTAAATGGTTCCCCGAAGCGCTAGCCACCTTCGAGGCATTTGCCGAGTTCTTTTCCTGCGTGAACAAGCACGACCTCTTCGGGTTCTGGGGACGAC ACGCCCGCTCTCACCTCATCCTGTGCGGCAACTTTCTCGTCTTCCTCTTCCTGCTCGCCTGGGACAGCTCTGATATCGAGCGGGCATATCGCATGCTCGAGTCGTTCCACTCCACCGTGCATGCCCTGTGGGACGAGGAATTCGTCGAAGTCAAGGCCCTGCTGCGGGTGGCCATTATACGAATCGACTCGTTCTTCTCGCAGGCGGCGCAAATCATGCGAAACGGAGGTGAGGCGAGCTTTCCGTCCCTCCCGCCCGTCGAGCCGAAGCCGTGA